The window CCCACAATGGTTTAATCTGTTTTCTAATAGCCTTAGAATTCATAACTTCAGAAGCTCTCAGCCCATAAGTAATGAAGTTTCTATGTCCTAAGTGACTATATCTTTCATACAGTTTCTTTCTACGTAATGGCACTTTATAACCCATTTTTTTAGATTCTTTATTGACCGTATTCTTCACTAAACGAATTGATTTATTCATTTTTTCAGAAAATCGAGCTAAAGCAGCTGATCTTAACAAAATTCGTTTACCATCATATGTAAACCCTAAGTATTGAAGCGCTTTATTACTTTTACTATCTCTAAATAGTCGTTTCTCTGTTTTTTTAGAATTAATAGACAGTCCATATGCTTTTATTTCTGAAGCAACAAAGCTTTCGACATCAAATTGTTGAGACTTAGGAAGTATAAATAACATATCATCACAATAGCGACGATAACTTCCACCTAAATCATTCATTTTTGAATGCAATTTTTGGTCGAAATTTAACATAAAGATATTAGAGAGCAACGCACTAATAGCTGTTCCCTGGGGAATACCTCTATCTGTATTATTAATTGAAATATATTCCTTTTCTCTCACCCGAGATCGAAACTCATAAGCAGAGCAGATCCTTTTACGCTGATGCCATGGATTGTTTAAAGAGATTTCAAACTCTCTATAAATCTCATCCCTTATGCAATAAGCGTAACGAGTTAATGATCGATACACCGCATAATGATCTTCCGGCAATTGATCTTTATGAAGAAGTTTTGCCCAAGCATCCTTTAGATGTTGATGATCAAGGTTATCAAAAAAACCGGTAATATCGAGCGCAATAACGTCACAATTTTTTCGTGACTCTATCTCCTTAAAAGCCTCATAAGCAAAATCTACATTCGACTTACCTAACCTTCTAAAAGCTAAAACAACATCGGAAAGATTTAATTGCGAAAGAATCTGCTCATAGGATAATTCTAAAACTTTTCCGTAGTATGCATAAATATGGGAGTCTAAATGTGAGGCATAAGTAATTTCTCGTGCTTTATGGGTTTTAACCAAAGAAGCATCTTCTGATGCTTTACCTAGTTTTATTGTAAAAGCACAATACCTCAACATTGGATAAAAGCTGTGACGCGCCACCTTTTTAGGGTTTGTCACAATTGCTCGAGCTGCTTTTATTCCGATCTGCTGATCAAAATGTAGGTACCCTCTATTTCGGTACCAATCAGAACTTTTTAATTTCATCTAAGCCATATAATGCAAAACCCCAAACAGGTCGGACTGTGGCCATCCTATACTGTTTGGGGCTTAACAAACGTAATCTTTTACGTATTCTTTGCGATAAAACCGCTGTGCCACCATATGTTGCATATGATCTATAATATCATTGCTTCAGTCTCACGAGGAGGACTAAAGATGCGTATTACCATAAATATTCATATTAAGCATATTCATATCTACAGCATTGTCATCGGAATAATCACCAATAACTGGAGGATTATTCTGGTTGACATCATGTGATATCCCCCCATTCCTATTAAATGGGGCAAATACAAAATAGCTTAAATATAAATATTAAGCAACAATATATAGAAAATGCAGAATATGATTAATATTAAGATATAAAATAACAGAGTCAGAAAACATCACCCATCCTCCTAAAGTCACTATAAAAAGAGAGTGGTATTATTAATGATGATTAACTTCGTACAAGGAAATCTTTTTCACGCCGATGTAGAGGCATTAGTCAATACTGTCAATTGTGTTGGAGTAATGGGACGAGGGATTGCTCTACAATTTAAAAAAGCATTTCCGGAAAATTTTCTGGCTTATAAAAAGGCCTGTGATTTACAACAAGTTGTACCTGGAAAAATGTTGATCTTTGAAACTGGTAGCCCCGTTAACCCTAAACTGATTATCAATTTCCCTACTAAAAGACACTGGCGTAGTGCAAGTAAAATAGAAGATATTAACGCAGGTTTAGACGCATTAATCACTGAAATTAGAACAAGAAAAATCAGATCTTAACGTGATGACTATCCCATCGTTTACAAAGAGGTCATCATTGGTATTGATATATTAGATATATTAGATATATCGATTCATGATAGTTCTATTTTGAAGATTCCAGCCCTTCTTCCAAGCTCATCACTTTAAATAGTTCCAAAATCATAATTTCCATCTTGATCACGCTTACCTTTAATCAGCGAAGAAAAGCAATGTTTAAATTGTATCTTATGATTTCTCCAAAAATTTAATGCTCGAACCCCTTCTGTATCGACACCAACAAGCTGTTTATTTTGATAAAGAGGTAATTGAATTTGATTCTCTAAATTGGTGGATTTATAAGCGATATATGAGATGACTTGATCTGGAAATCCCAATTTCAAAACAGCCATCACCGACAATGCGGCGTAATACATCCCTTCTAACTGTTCACAAGCTTTAATAAATTCAGATTGCGTACATCGACTCTTCATCTCTAAAAGATGTAATACCTTTTCTCCATCCTCCTTAATCTCCAAAAATGCACCTTCTGAGCACCGCTGATTCACTAAGGCCCATAAAGCAGTTCCTTGATCTTTAGCCTTAATCATAAGTACATCATGAGGAGATCTAAAAGTGCAGATACCCGCCCCTTTT of the Ignatzschineria indica genome contains:
- the drt2 gene encoding antiviral reverse transcriptase Drt2, which encodes MKLKSSDWYRNRGYLHFDQQIGIKAARAIVTNPKKVARHSFYPMLRYCAFTIKLGKASEDASLVKTHKAREITYASHLDSHIYAYYGKVLELSYEQILSQLNLSDVVLAFRRLGKSNVDFAYEAFKEIESRKNCDVIALDITGFFDNLDHQHLKDAWAKLLHKDQLPEDHYAVYRSLTRYAYCIRDEIYREFEISLNNPWHQRKRICSAYEFRSRVREKEYISINNTDRGIPQGTAISALLSNIFMLNFDQKLHSKMNDLGGSYRRYCDDMLFILPKSQQFDVESFVASEIKAYGLSINSKKTEKRLFRDSKSNKALQYLGFTYDGKRILLRSAALARFSEKMNKSIRLVKNTVNKESKKMGYKVPLRRKKLYERYSHLGHRNFITYGLRASEVMNSKAIRKQIKPLWDRLNQKLDEVDQSIKDQ